TAGCCCTAGTTGATTGGTTCTGTTTGTGGCTGTTAGCCTTAAGGGCTTTCTCATCTTTGtttttgtagaatatttgttgTGCTTCCTCTGAAATTGATAATTGCGGAGTTTTGTTACTTTATTCCTGTCACCATTTACTAATTGTTCAGGACTCCTCTTGTCTGTTGTCTGCCTTCTCTGACAGGTAGATTTGGGGAACGGTAAGTCTGTTGAAAGACATGCTGTAATATATGAACTTTACTGGGGATTGGATCTCAATACTGTGGATAAGTGCTACAGAAATAAAACGttagccaggcagaggtggcacacacatttaatctcagcactcgggaagtggatctctgtgagttggaggctagcctggtctataaatcaagttccaggacatccagagcttttagagaaaccctgtctcaaaaaaaccaaaaaaataatcaaattttagaaaaatagccAAGTCTcagtaatgataaaaaaaaaaaaaaaaaggtcagctACAAGCCAACTTTTTCTTAGGGTTGGTATGTGTTGGGTGTGTTTATTAGGCCAAATATCTCCAAGATCTGCTGACTACCTAGAGCTTTTGTTTATCAACATGTTGACTTGGAGTGTTACTGAGAAAGCAGAATACTGGCTTTTAAGCATAGAACTTCCTGTTGCTGATACATGACTTCCTTGGGTCTCTCCTCATTTGCAAGATTTGTGCTGTTTCAGCCAACTCCTGACTCTTGTGTGGTTGCATGTTTGTGCTTTCAGAAAGCACAAACACCAGCATGAAGTGTCTTCTGAATGCCTTTCTCAGGGGATATTGTTTGCAGTTCCATGagccagaggttttttttttttttttttttgatttttcgagacagggtttctctgtgtagctttgcgcctttcctggaactcactttggagaccaggctggcctcgaactcacagagatccgcctgcctctgccttccgagtgctgggattaaaggcgtgcgccaccaccgcccggctgagccaGAGGTTTTGAGCCTGatgagtctttttgttgttttgttttgttttcctgagacagggtttctctgtagcacCGGCTGTTGAATCAAaggtccgcctgcctccgccagagtgctgggattaaaggcttgtgacaGACACCACCACCCATCGAGCCATTGCATTTTTGAATTTACCTAAGATAGATGAAATTGATCTTTGCATGTTTTTGTCCCCAACTCCAGCAGAAAAAGGGATGGAATAGTATTTTGTTGCTCCACTGGTCTTAAGTCTTTAACTTTGTGTAGATCTATAGTTGGATTACTGCCAGCAAGTAAACCAGAAGAGTTTAGAAAAAGAGAGATTTTTTAGTACTGGATTGCCTTAGAGCCAAGTGTAGACAAACACTAGCTCCAGCTAGCCTCCTCATAGTTCTTCCATGCCTGCCCCTTGTCCTGCTGTACCAGCAGCAGCATGTTCCTGTCACTCTCTAGGTCACAAGCAATGTATGTGCTAGCAAGTTAAATCCAACCCAGCTCACAGGACTCGGATAGGAATACTTGACAAGTGCTAATTTTGGGTAAAAAGCTATACTGGGATCTGTAGCAAGAACAGTGGTTGAAGCAGCTCGGTCACGGACTTCGCGCTGTTTCTCTCTCAAATGCATCATCTTCTCTCGGGACAGTATAAAGGTAGATCTGGAAATAGCCTGATGAAGCCTTTGCCCTTTTGAtggttctctctcctcctcagttCTCCCTTTTCACTGCCGTCCATAAGCACTACAGCATCCGTCAGTGGGAAGAGTTTGCCAGCCAGAACCCTGACTGTCTTGAGGTAACTCAGGGCCCACCCCGCTCCCTTATCAGTTTCCCAGGAACCCTTTTTTGGCTCTTAGACATCAGCCCCCACTGTTATTGACTGCTTACGAGGTGGGTCACTTCTGACGCAATGCCACAGGCTGGTCTAACGCTTTCTCCACAGCACCTGGCCGCCAGCTCTGgcacaggctctgctgactttgAGCAGCTGGAACAGATCCTGGAAGCTATTCCCCAAGTGAAATACATATGCCTGGATGTGGCTAATGGCTATTCTGAACATTTTGTTGAATTTGTAAAGGATGTACGGAAGCGCTTCCCCCAACACACCATCATggtatgtttctctctctttttttttttttttcccagacaaggtttctttgtgtggccctggccaccctggaactcactctctaaaccgggctggcctcaaactcagagatctgctgccttccgagtgctgcaattaaaagcatgtgccatcccCCTCGGCTGGGTGTTTGTCACCCTACTCCTTTGTGACATTCAGTTTTGTCCTCTGCTGCACCTTGTTTCTGTTCTACACATTATTGTCACGGCTCAAAGTTTTATATGTGTCTTAATCAGTGCAATCTCGGACCCTTAATTCACAGTCCATCAACCCAGTGACTCTGACGTCACTTAAACAtgatggaggggctggagagatggctcagaggttaagagcactgactgttcttccagaggtcctgagttcaattcccggcagccacatggtggctcacaaccacccgtaatgagatctggcgccctctactggcatgcaggcagaacactgtatatataataaataaatttaatatatatatatatgtgtatatatgtgtgtatatatatatatatatatatatatatatatatatatatatatatataaaaacatgatggaagcaggtgtggtggtacacaccttgggaggcagaggcaggtagatctgagttcgaggccagctggactacagagtgagttccaggatagcaagggctacagagagaagctgtctcaaaaaaccaaagggggaaaaaccccaacaaaacaTGACGGAACATTTATACATTGTGTATGCCTGTGGCACATGTATGTCTGCCTACTGAAATGAACATGCGCTGCAATAATATAGTGTTACATGAAAGCCTGGCATTGtgacacatacctataatccaagtatttgggaggtagaagcaggagttcaaggccagccctgaggtcctgtctcaaattAACAGCAAAAAGGATCACATAaaaccatgttttatttttttggaggcTTATTAGAGACAAAACCCAAGGCTTCCTTTTCTTCACAGCATTGAAAGGAATGGAATGCCTGCACTGTCCCAGTAGTTAGGCAGATGGATGTTTTAGCCCCCGTTTCAGTCTTTCCGTTTTCTCTGAAGGACTGGGGAGGAGTGACCCGGTAGTGAAAGCGACCACTGTCCGATCTGAGTGGCTTCTCTGCCCCGCCAATAGCTCTTTAATGCCACCTTGTCTTCTCATTGGTCAGCTTTACTGCCTCAAAGGTCAACGACGACACTGGCCATACTTCACACTAAGGGAAAGTCTgcatgtggggggaggggtgagtgGGCATCTAGGTCCCTTGAAGTTGGTGAAGGGTCCTGTAGAGGGGCTCCAGTACCCTTTATTTGTAACAGGACAGTCGGAGTCAAGGTGTCTGGGCACAAAGGCTGCTCTCCACCGCTGACCCTAAGGATGGTCTGTTTTGATTGTGTCTCAGGCAGGAAATGTGGTAACAGGAGAGATGGTAGAAGAGCTAATCCTTTCTGGGGCCGACATCATCAAAGTGGGAATTGGTCCTGGTAAGCTGGTTCCCTGGGGCCACTGTTTTATTTACCCCTTTGGTGGAGACCATAGAACACTGCTCTCACCCGTCATGCTCTTCCCAGGCTCTGTTTGTACAACTCGGAAGAAAACTGGAGTGGGGTATCCACAGCTCAGTGCGGTGATGGAGTGTGCAGATGCTGCTCATGGCCTCAGAGGCCATATCATTTCAGTAAGACCCAAAAGCTGGGGGCGGTTTACAGCTGCTTAGCAGCTGTGTTTTCTGTAGCGTGGGGCTCCAGCCAAGTCCTGCTCAGGACCTGAACTCTTGTCCATTTCGACATGGGCAGTTGTGAAGCCTGGAGGAGTCCATGCTGTCTCTCACAGTGCTTGTTACTTTGTAGGATGGAGGCTGCAGCTGTCCTGGAGATGTGGCAAAGGCTTTTGGTAAGGAGACTGGGAGAGCACAGGAGGGTCCTGTAAGTCACCTCTGAGGGTCTAGGGTCAGGCTAGAGGCAGCTCGGGAAGCCATTCGGATTCATAATGTGAACTAGTGACTCTAAAACCTAAAGTGTCACCTGTGACAAGCTAGCAGAGGAAATCCTGAGGTTTTGACTCTCCCAAGCATGATCCAGGGCCACCTAAGCCATGCCATAGATTGTTGGCCAATGTAGACTTCTGAGCCCCACATCCAACCTCCAAAATCACCCCGAGGAACAAAACTGCAAATCTTCATTTGTCTGTTTCCCAGGTGATCCATAAGATTGGAGACTATCCCCTTGGGACTAAAGTCACCCTGAGCTGGGGAGCAGTAAAATGATATCACGGGAAGATAGGAAAAGCAGAAACCAGTCAGGGAACTTCTGGGTCTGTAAAAACCTTGAGGAAGTTAGTCccactggggagcagaggcaaggGCAGAACAGCCCCAAGGAATTGTGGGTCAGCTATGCCAACAGCCCCAAGAAGCTGCTGGTCTATAGAAAACACAGCTGACTTTGAAGGTGGCTATAGGGTACCTGGGCCAGATGCATCTTTTCCAACTCCTTGACTttggcaggggcaggggctgACTTTGTGATGCTGGGTGGCATGCTGGCTGGGCACAGTGAATCAGGTGGCGAACTCATTGAAAGGGATGGCAAGAAGTACAAGCTCTTCTATGGAATGAGTTCTGAAATGGCGATGAAGAAATATTCAGGAGGTGTGGCTGAGTACAGGTATGTATGGAAGGCTAGCACGTGAGTGTTGTTGGTAAATGGGACTATGGAAAATGGTGTCACACCTCCTGGGAAATGCAGGGCACCATTCTTGGGAGAAAAATGGTGAAGGGGTTATAAATGTTAGAGACAGGAAGAGTCACTGGGCTTAAGGAGTTCTATCACCAAGTAGGTAATAAAAGTTTCTCTTTTCTAAGGGCCTCAGAGGGAAAGACAGTGGAAGTTCCCTTTAAAGGAGATGTGGAACACACTATTCGTGACATCCTAGGAGGCATCAGGTCTACATGCACATACGTAGGCGCTGCTAAGCTGAAGGAATTGAGTCGGAGAACTACCTTTATCCGAGTCACCCAGCAAGTGAATCCAATCTTCAGCGATTCCCGATAGACTCGAGAAGTCTCCTTTCCCAAGGCAGCAACGCTCTACCACTGGGGCCTTCCAGAGGggcttctcccccctcccagctACCGTGGCTGTGTGTTCCTTAACCCAGTCCCTATCATCTCACTCCTGAGTGCTCCTGCAGTCACTTACGCTTTCTGCACACACGAAATGCTAAGGGCACTCACTGGGGAAGAGGCAAGGAAGAAGATGCGAGATCAACAGATGGGAACCCGGGACAGCATCCTGAAGGTTAGGAGGAAAGATGCTGATTGATACATAAATGACAGGCCTTGGTCTGGAAAAGGCAGGCTTTTGGAATCATGTTAATCAGCTTCATTAAATGAGATCATCAAATACCTAAACAGTTTAGAAGTAcctaaatatttgaaataacCCTAATAAAGATAGATCCTATTGATGGTAAGAAGAGGTGCAGGGCTTTCTGCACGGGCTGGTATCTGGACGCTCCTCCTGGGCAGAGGTGGGAGTGACCCCGACCCAGTGGAATCAAGAACAAGGAGTGTTATTCTCATGAAGCATCCACATTCTGGTGTCACCAACTCAAGATAACTTAGTAGCATGAGCACTTACAAAGTATGTCCTGGCATTAGGGAATGTTGTTAGAACAGCATTAATGATTTCTAGGCTCTCTCAATTCTGGTAACCCTTCTAGATAAAT
The nucleotide sequence above comes from Peromyscus maniculatus bairdii isolate BWxNUB_F1_BW_parent chromosome 9, HU_Pman_BW_mat_3.1, whole genome shotgun sequence. Encoded proteins:
- the Gmpr2 gene encoding GMP reductase 2 isoform X1, which gives rise to MPHIDNDVKLDFKDVLLRPKRSTLKSRSEVDLTRSFSFRNSKQIYNGIPIIAANMDTVGTFEMAKVLCKFSLFTAVHKHYSIRQWEEFASQNPDCLEHLAASSGTGSADFEQLEQILEAIPQVKYICLDVANGYSEHFVEFVKDVRKRFPQHTIMAGNVVTGEMVEELILSGADIIKVGIGPGSVCTTRKKTGVGYPQLSAVMECADAAHGLRGHIISDGGCSCPGDVAKAFGAGADFVMLGGMLAGHSESGGELIERDGKKYKLFYGMSSEMAMKKYSGGVAEYRASEGKTVEVPFKGDVEHTIRDILGGIRSTCTYVGAAKLKELSRRTTFIRVTQQVNPIFSDSR
- the Gmpr2 gene encoding GMP reductase 2 isoform X2; its protein translation is MDTVGTFEMAKVLCKFSLFTAVHKHYSIRQWEEFASQNPDCLEHLAASSGTGSADFEQLEQILEAIPQVKYICLDVANGYSEHFVEFVKDVRKRFPQHTIMAGNVVTGEMVEELILSGADIIKVGIGPGSVCTTRKKTGVGYPQLSAVMECADAAHGLRGHIISDGGCSCPGDVAKAFGAGADFVMLGGMLAGHSESGGELIERDGKKYKLFYGMSSEMAMKKYSGGVAEYRASEGKTVEVPFKGDVEHTIRDILGGIRSTCTYVGAAKLKELSRRTTFIRVTQQVNPIFSDSR